Proteins found in one Thermodesulfobacteriota bacterium genomic segment:
- the rpsO gene encoding 30S ribosomal protein S15, translating into MIGIEQKKGIIERFKLHGTDTGSPEVQIALLSERIGYLTEHFKVHKKDHASRRGLLKLVGQRRRLLNYLRKINVERYRDVIAKLGIRK; encoded by the coding sequence TTGATTGGGATCGAACAAAAAAAAGGGATCATTGAGCGGTTCAAGCTCCATGGTACGGATACGGGCTCACCAGAGGTGCAAATCGCCCTCTTGAGCGAACGCATCGGCTACCTGACCGAACACTTTAAGGTCCATAAAAAGGACCACGCCTCTCGCCGCGGGTTGCTCAAACTGGTGGGCCAGAGAAGACGCTTGCTCAATTATCTTAGAAAGATAAATGTTGAGCGATACCGCGATGTAATAGCTAAGCTGGGCATCCGCAAGTAG
- the pnp gene encoding polyribonucleotide nucleotidyltransferase — protein sequence MMKRFSTELSGRVLTIEAGKVAKQAGGAVTVSYGDTVVLVTAVGSDLAREGIDFLPLTVDYHEMLYAAGRIPGSFFRREIGRPSEKETLTSRLIDRPLRPLFPKGYRYETQIIATVLSVDQENEPDILALIGASAALEMSGIPFAGPIAGVRVGRINGQLVLNPTSAQLADSDINIVVAGSKDAIVMVEGGGQIVPEEVMMEAIFFAHEGLQPILQLQAELREAVGKPKRVVPEVVEDEALKARVMEIAGDDLLQAITIGAKMERGERLRAIEQRVVSALLPDHEGREGEIKKLFYALEKETVRAMIVKEKRRIDGRGFKDIRPISCEVGVLPRTHGSALFTRGETQIMAVTTLGTSEDEQRIESLNGTTFRRFMLHYNFPPFCVGEVRMMRGPGRRDIGHGALAERAITVVLPTQEEFPYTIRLVSDVLESNGSSSMATICGGSLSLMDAGVPIKTMVAGIAMGLIKEGEEIIVLTDILGDEDHLGDMDFKVAGTDQGITALQMDIKIKGLTREIMKTALEQAREARLFILGKMCEVIRQPREALSIYAPKIVTIHINQDKIRDIIGPGGKVIRQITGETGAKIEVEDDGSVRIISPNDEVLERALAWIKDIVREPEVGELYLGKVKKIMDFGAFVEILPGLDGLVHISQLDTQRVNKVTDILHEGDEVMVKVIEIDNQGKVKLSRKAALGQTAKPVV from the coding sequence ATGATGAAACGCTTTTCAACCGAGCTCTCAGGGAGAGTTCTTACTATTGAAGCCGGTAAGGTGGCCAAGCAGGCCGGCGGCGCGGTTACTGTATCCTATGGGGATACGGTGGTGCTGGTAACGGCCGTGGGTTCCGACCTGGCGCGGGAGGGTATAGATTTTTTACCCCTCACTGTGGACTACCATGAGATGCTGTATGCTGCGGGCAGGATTCCCGGGAGTTTTTTCCGCCGGGAGATCGGCCGTCCCAGCGAGAAGGAGACGCTTACTTCAAGGCTCATTGACCGGCCCTTAAGGCCCCTTTTTCCGAAGGGGTATCGCTATGAAACCCAGATCATTGCTACCGTGCTTTCGGTGGATCAAGAAAATGAGCCGGATATACTGGCTCTGATCGGGGCTTCGGCAGCCCTGGAAATGTCCGGTATCCCTTTTGCCGGCCCTATAGCCGGTGTGCGGGTTGGGCGGATTAATGGGCAACTGGTGCTTAATCCTACCTCCGCCCAACTGGCGGATTCAGATATCAACATTGTGGTAGCGGGAAGTAAGGATGCCATTGTTATGGTCGAAGGCGGCGGCCAGATCGTCCCTGAAGAGGTAATGATGGAGGCCATATTTTTCGCGCATGAGGGGTTGCAGCCTATCCTGCAGTTGCAGGCCGAGCTCAGGGAGGCCGTCGGCAAACCCAAGAGGGTGGTTCCTGAGGTAGTGGAGGATGAGGCCCTTAAGGCCCGTGTTATGGAGATAGCCGGAGACGATCTTCTCCAGGCTATTACTATTGGCGCTAAAATGGAACGCGGAGAGCGGCTACGGGCCATTGAGCAAAGGGTCGTGTCAGCGCTTCTGCCGGATCACGAGGGGCGGGAAGGAGAGATCAAAAAACTCTTTTATGCCCTGGAGAAAGAGACCGTCCGGGCCATGATCGTGAAAGAAAAAAGGCGTATCGATGGCCGCGGATTTAAAGATATCCGGCCTATATCCTGTGAAGTCGGCGTGCTGCCGAGGACGCATGGTTCAGCCCTCTTTACCCGCGGCGAGACCCAGATTATGGCGGTTACTACCCTGGGAACGTCTGAAGACGAACAGCGGATTGAATCATTGAACGGGACAACCTTTAGGCGGTTCATGCTGCACTACAATTTCCCGCCCTTTTGTGTGGGCGAAGTGCGTATGATGCGGGGGCCCGGGCGACGGGACATAGGTCATGGGGCGCTGGCGGAAAGGGCCATCACAGTAGTTTTACCCACTCAAGAGGAATTCCCTTATACCATCCGCCTGGTGTCTGATGTGCTGGAATCAAATGGTTCTTCCTCTATGGCCACGATTTGCGGCGGGTCTTTATCTCTTATGGATGCGGGTGTGCCCATAAAGACCATGGTGGCCGGGATTGCCATGGGGTTGATAAAGGAGGGAGAAGAGATTATCGTCCTGACGGATATCCTTGGAGACGAGGACCACCTTGGAGATATGGACTTCAAGGTAGCCGGCACCGACCAGGGGATTACCGCCCTTCAGATGGATATCAAAATCAAGGGCCTGACCAGGGAGATCATGAAGACAGCCCTGGAACAGGCCAGGGAAGCGCGGCTTTTCATCCTCGGAAAGATGTGTGAGGTAATCCGGCAGCCACGCGAGGCCCTGTCCATATATGCCCCGAAGATCGTCACCATCCATATCAACCAGGATAAAATAAGGGACATCATCGGCCCGGGTGGAAAGGTGATCAGGCAGATTACCGGTGAAACCGGGGCTAAAATCGAAGTGGAGGACGACGGCAGTGTCCGGATCATTTCTCCTAATGATGAAGTTCTGGAACGCGCCCTTGCATGGATTAAGGATATCGTTCGTGAACCGGAGGTCGGGGAGTTATACCTGGGCAAGGTCAAAAAGATCATGGATTTTGGCGCTTTTGTGGAGATATTGCCCGGGCTTGACGGCCTCGTACATATCTCGCAACTTGACACACAGCGTGTAAATAAAGTCACCGATATCCTCCACGAAGGCGACGAGGTCATGGTGAAGGTCATAGAAATCGACAATCAGGGCAAGGTCAAGCTGAGCCGCAAGGCCGCCCTGGGACAGACCGCTAAACCAGTTGTTTAA
- a CDS encoding pitrilysin family protein, with protein MYRKTILDNGIRVVTEHIPYVRSVSMGIWVTVGSRDEAKENNGISHFIEHMIFKGTAKRSALQIAKELDAVGGMSNAFTSRENTCFHARVLDTHVDVIIDLLSDIFLNSLFDPAETEKERQVILQEISMVEDTPDDYIHDLFSSLFWGDNPLGFSVLGTAQNVTQIDSQTIHKYLHKTYLPDKIVVAAAGNLEHDAFLEQVRRAFSIVPGRNGVPKRVTPAVTSRLAVHPKKCEQVNLILGTKSCSATDSRRYACMLLNIILGGSMSSRLFQEIRERRGLAYTIYSFISSYMDTGLSGIYAGVSRKNAVQTIELILREIRNIKKNSVDEAELASAKEHLKGGLLLAAESSDNRMTRLAKNEIHFGHFITYDDLITEIDAVTREDIAMLAQEYLSSETLTLTVLGPVSEKDIPEDILSL; from the coding sequence GTGTATCGCAAGACTATCCTCGACAATGGAATCAGGGTGGTTACGGAACATATTCCGTATGTGCGCTCTGTTTCCATGGGTATCTGGGTAACCGTGGGGTCACGCGATGAAGCGAAAGAAAATAACGGCATTTCTCATTTCATCGAACACATGATCTTCAAGGGGACGGCCAAGAGGTCAGCCCTCCAGATAGCCAAGGAGTTGGATGCCGTCGGCGGTATGTCCAATGCCTTCACCTCCCGTGAGAACACCTGCTTTCACGCCCGGGTCTTAGACACCCACGTGGATGTCATTATCGATCTCCTCTCAGATATTTTTTTGAACTCTCTGTTTGATCCGGCGGAAACAGAGAAGGAGCGACAGGTCATACTACAGGAAATCAGCATGGTAGAGGACACGCCGGACGACTATATCCATGACCTTTTCAGCAGCCTTTTTTGGGGTGACAACCCTCTTGGTTTTTCTGTGCTGGGGACCGCCCAGAACGTCACGCAGATAGATTCCCAGACCATACATAAGTACTTGCACAAGACATATTTGCCGGACAAGATCGTCGTTGCGGCTGCCGGCAACCTGGAACATGATGCCTTTCTGGAACAGGTGAGGCGGGCGTTTTCCATTGTGCCCGGCCGGAACGGTGTGCCTAAACGTGTGACCCCCGCCGTAACATCCCGTCTGGCGGTCCATCCCAAAAAATGTGAACAGGTTAATCTGATTTTAGGGACAAAAAGCTGTTCGGCAACAGATAGCCGCCGATACGCCTGTATGCTTCTAAATATTATACTGGGCGGCAGTATGAGCTCCCGGCTCTTTCAGGAAATCAGAGAACGCCGGGGACTGGCTTATACCATTTACTCCTTTATCTCCTCGTATATGGACACGGGTCTTTCGGGTATCTATGCCGGGGTAAGCAGGAAAAATGCCGTCCAGACTATAGAACTGATTCTGCGTGAGATACGAAATATCAAGAAAAACTCTGTTGATGAGGCGGAACTGGCCAGCGCCAAAGAGCATTTAAAGGGCGGCCTGCTATTGGCCGCGGAAAGTTCTGATAACCGTATGACCAGGCTGGCCAAGAACGAAATACATTTCGGCCATTTTATAACCTATGATGATCTGATAACAGAGATAGATGCCGTAACCAGAGAAGACATCGCCATGCTTGCCCAGGAGTATCTTTCATCAGAGACATTGACTCTGACGGTCCTGGGGCCTGTTTCTGAAAAAGATATTCCAGAAGATATCCTTTCCTTGTAA
- the dut gene encoding dUTP diphosphatase, which produces MDDTIRIKVRRVRPGKDADIPLPRYMTEHASGMDVHAAVDSEVSISPGEVCLVPTGLSVSIPPGFEFQVRPRSGLAVKHGIGIINAPGTIDADYRGEVCVALINFGKRPFVIKRGERIAQMVLGRVHRADLELVDELDPSARNTGGFGHTGR; this is translated from the coding sequence ATGGATGACACCATCCGAATAAAAGTAAGACGCGTAAGACCGGGAAAAGACGCCGATATACCGTTGCCCCGTTACATGACGGAGCATGCCTCAGGTATGGATGTTCACGCCGCAGTGGATAGCGAGGTATCCATTTCACCTGGAGAGGTTTGTCTTGTCCCAACCGGCCTGTCTGTGTCCATTCCCCCTGGTTTTGAATTCCAGGTTCGCCCCCGGAGCGGTTTGGCGGTCAAACACGGGATCGGAATCATAAATGCCCCGGGGACTATTGATGCGGACTACAGGGGCGAAGTCTGCGTGGCCTTGATTAATTTCGGCAAAAGGCCGTTTGTCATTAAACGCGGAGAGCGCATCGCCCAGATGGTTTTAGGCCGGGTCCACCGGGCCGATCTGGAGCTGGTAGATGAGCTTGACCCCAGCGCCCGCAACACCGGCGGTTTTGGACATACCGGCCGATAA
- a CDS encoding ORF6N domain-containing protein: protein MTTEEKAPVSIEVVQRQIIVIRGEKVMLDRDLAELYGVETKQLKRAVRRNIDRFPPDFMFELTKEEYDALRRQFGALKRGEHAKYLPIAFTEQGVAMLSSVLNSKRAIEVNILIMRAFVQLRQMISSHKDLLRKVEEIEKKYDEQFQVVFEAIKQLMIPTEKPKRRIGF from the coding sequence ATGACGACCGAAGAAAAGGCGCCGGTTTCTATTGAAGTGGTTCAGCGGCAGATAATCGTTATTCGTGGCGAAAAAGTTATGCTGGACCGGGACCTGGCTGAACTGTATGGAGTGGAAACGAAGCAGTTGAAGCGCGCCGTTCGAAGGAACATAGACCGATTTCCGCCGGACTTTATGTTTGAACTCACCAAAGAAGAGTACGATGCTTTAAGGCGCCAATTTGGCGCCTTAAAAAGGGGCGAACACGCAAAATATCTGCCGATAGCCTTCACCGAACAAGGCGTGGCCATGTTATCATCCGTGCTCAATAGTAAACGGGCCATTGAGGTAAACATATTAATCATGCGGGCCTTCGTGCAGCTTCGTCAGATGATATCTTCGCATAAAGATTTGCTGCGTAAGGTGGAAGAAATAGAAAAGAAATATGACGAGCAATTTCAGGTGGTATTTGAGGCCATCAAGCAATTGATGATTCCAACTGAGAAGCCGAAGAGGAGGATCGGGTTTTAA